AGCTTGTTCCGGTGCTCAGGGCCGGCAAACCGTGTTTCATTGACAAACCGCTTGCCGGTTCGCTTACTGATTGTCTGGCAATATTTGAGCTGTCGCGGCATTACGGGGTTCCTGTGTTCTCGTCATCATCGCTGAGATACACCAGGAAGACTCAGGCCGCTCGCCATGGGTCTCTCGGAGAGATCACGGGCTGTTCCACCTGGTCTCCCTGTACTCTGGAAAAGACACATCCGGATCTATTTTGGTATGGAATTCACGGCGTGGAGAGTCTGTTCACTGTCATGGGCACCGGGATTTCCACGGTTACACGTGTGCAGACGGATGACTGCGAACTGGTGACCGGAGTCTGGAACGACGGACGCATCGGTACTTTTCGCGGATTGCGTTCCGGCAACCGAGGATATGGTGGCGTCGCATTTGGTACAACGAAAACGGGAAGCATAGGCAGTTATGACGGTTATGAGGGGCTGGTTGTCGAGATTGCAAAATTCTTTCGCTCTGGTGAAGTGCCGATTGATCCAGGGGAAACGATCGAAATCTATGCATTTATGGAAGCTGCAGACGAGAGTAAGCGTCAGGGATTTGTTCCGGTTTCCGTTCGCCGTGTCATTGATCAGGCGACGGTCGAAGCGGCTGCCAGAGTTCAGGCACTCACTGCAGAACCTTAGTTATGTCGGTGCGTTCAGTGATTGATCGAATCCGGAAAAATCTGTCGCTGGTGATTGTCTGACAGGAGTTAATTTCAGAAACGAACTGATGAGTATCTTTGTGAACCCGAACTCTGCTTCCACCGTGACTGCGTTTAAACGGCATTTGCTGCTTTTTATTCTGTTGTTTTCGTGTATGGCTCGGTCGGCACCGGGATTCAGCCAGAGTCCTGAAGAAGAGTTTTTCGAAACGAAAATCCGTCCCCTGCTGGCAGAACATTGCTACTCCTGTCATTCGACAAAGGCAGAAAAATTGCAGGCAGGCCTGTACCTCGACAGTGCTGTCGGGGCCACCAGGGGT
The Fuerstiella sp. genome window above contains:
- a CDS encoding Gfo/Idh/MocA family oxidoreductase, which gives rise to MRPMCLLLVWTHASLFLAYAEATVIRVGMIGLDTSHSVAFTRLINADDDETLAEIRVVAAYPHGSPDIRSSVSRIPVFTAEMKELGIQITQDLQSLIDQVDAVLLETNDGRPHLEQLVPVLRAGKPCFIDKPLAGSLTDCLAIFELSRHYGVPVFSSSSLRYTRKTQAARHGSLGEITGCSTWSPCTLEKTHPDLFWYGIHGVESLFTVMGTGISTVTRVQTDDCELVTGVWNDGRIGTFRGLRSGNRGYGGVAFGTTKTGSIGSYDGYEGLVVEIAKFFRSGEVPIDPGETIEIYAFMEAADESKRQGFVPVSVRRVIDQATVEAAARVQALTAEP